CTCCGGCGGCATGGTCGTGCTCGACTTCGTCGACCTTCCCGAGGACGACCCCGAGCGCGAGCGCATGTACTCGGAGCACCTGTACTGCCCGTACGACGACCTCTCCTTCGAGGAGCTGGAGCCGCGCTCCTTCTCCTTCAACTCGCCGTTCGGCGCCTGCCCCGAGTGCACCGGCATCGGCACGCGCATGGAGGTCGACCCCGAGCTGATCGTCCCGGACGAGGACAAGTCCCTCGACGAGGGCGCCATCCACCCCTGGTCGCACGGCCACACCAAGGACTACTTCGGCCGTCTGATCGGTGCCCTGGCGGACGCGCTCGGCTTCCGGACCGACATCCCCTTCGCGGGCCTGCCGCAGCGCGCCAAGAAGGCCCTGCTGTACGGCCACAAGACGCAGATCGAGGTGCGCTACCGCAACCGGTACGGCCGCGAGCGCGTCTACACGACGCCTTTCGAAGGGGCCGTCCCCTTCGTCAAGCGCCGGCACAGCGAGGCCGAGAGTGACGCCAGCCGTGAGCGCTTCGAGGGCTACATGCGCGAGGTGCCCTGCCCCACCTGTGAGGGCACGCGACTGAAGCCGATCGTCCTCGCGGTCACGATCATGGAGAAGTCGATCGCCGAGGTCTCCGCGATGTCGATCAGCGACTGCGCGGAGTTCCTGGGCGAGCTGAAGCTCAACGCCCGCGACAAGAAGATCGCCGAGCGCGTGCTGAAGGAGGTCAACGAACGACTGCGGTTCCTGGTCGACGTCGGCCTGGACTACCTCTCGCTGAACCGCGCGGCCGGCACGCTCTCCGGCGGCGAGGCCCAGCGCATCCGCCTGGCCACCCAGATCGGCTCCGGACTCGTCGGCGTGCTGTACGTCCTCGACGAGCCGTCCATCGGTCTGCACCAGCGCGACAACCACCGGCTGATCGAGACCCTCGTCCGACTGCGCGACATGGGCAACACGCTCATCGTCGTCGAGCACGACGAGGACACCATCAAGACCGCCGACTGGATCGTCGACATCGGCCCCGGCGCCGGTGAGCACGGCGGCAAGGTCGTGCACAGCGGCTCCCTGAAGGAGCTTCTCGCCAACGCCGAGTCGCAGACCGGCCTGTACCTGGCCGGTAAGAAAGCGATCCCGGTGCCCGACATCCGGCGCCCGCACGACCCGTCCCGGCTGCTCACGGTGCACGGTGCCCGGGAGAACAACCTCCAGGACATCGACGTCTCGTTCCCGCTGGGCGTGTTCACGGCCGTCACGGGCGTGTCCGGCTCGGGCAAGTCGACGCTGGTCAACGACATCCTGTACACGCACCTGGCCCGCGAGCTCAACGGCGCCCGGAACGTCCCGGGGCGGCACACGCGCGTGGACGGCGACGACCTCGTGGACAAGGTCGTGCACGTCGACCAGTCGCCCATCGGCCGCACCCCGCGCTCGAACCCTGCGACGTACACCGGTGTCTTCGACCACATCCGCAGGCTGTTCGCCGAGACCACCGAGGCGAAGGTCCGCGGCTACCAGCCCGGCCGCTTCTCCTTCAACGTCAAGGGCGGCCGCTGCGAGAACTGCGCGGGCGACGGCACCATCAAGATCGAGATGAACTTCCTCCCGGACGTGTACGTCCCGTGCGAGGTCTGCCACGGCGCCCGGTACAACCGGGAGACCCTGGAGGTCCACTACAAGGGCAAGTCCATCTCCGAGGTCCTGAACATGCCGATCGAAGAGGCCATGGACTTCTTCGAGGCCGTCCCGGCGATCAACCGCCACCTGAAGACGCTGAACGACGTCGGACTCGGCTACGTCCGGCTCGGCCAGTCGGCGACCACCCTGTCCGGCGGTGAGGCGCAGCGCGTGAAGCTCGCGAGCGAGCTCCAGAAGCGCTCCACCGGCCGCACGGTCTACGTCCTCGACGAGCCGACCACCGGTCTGCACTTCGAGGACATCAGCAAGCTGCTGAAGGTCCTCTCCGGCCTGGTCGACAAGGGCAACACGGTCATCGTCATCGAGCACAACCTCGACGTGATCAAGACCGCCGACTGGCTCGTGGACATGGGCCCCGAGGGCGGCGCCGGCGGTGGCCTGGTCATCGCCGAGGGCACGCCCGAGGAGGTCGCCGCGGTGCCCGCCAGCCACACCGGCAAGTTCCTGCGCGAGGTCCTCGGCGCCGACCGCATCAGCGACGCGGCCTCGGTGAAGGCCCCGCGCAAGGCGGCGGCCAAGAAGACGGTCGCGGCAAGGACGGCGGCGAAGAAGACGGCGACGGCGAGAACCACGAAGGCGGCCAACAACAAGGCCACCGACAAGGCGACCGGCGCCACCAAGAAGGCAGCCGCCACGAAGAAGACGACTCCCGCGAAGAAGACGACGCGGGCCCGCAAGGCCTGACCTCGGCGAGCGACGAGTCCGAAGAAATACCGAAACGGGCGGCGCCCCGCGGGAACTCCCCGCGGGGCGCCGCCCGTTGGATCATCAGCGGCCCGAGCCAGGCGGCCGCGAAGGACCTTGACTCCTCAAGAGCGGAATGAAGGAAGCGCGCAACGCCTCCTAGAAGTCCCCCAGTTCGGAGGCGTACGGCGGTTCGGCACCCGCCCGGGAACAGGTGATCGCGGCAGCCCGCGCCGCGAACCGCAGCAGCCGTGTCCAGCCGTCGGCATCGAGTCCCACGAGCGCCTCGGCGGACAGGGCGTCCAGGGCCGCCAGACCGTGCAACAGCGCCGCGTTGACGGTGTCGCCCGCACCGATCGTGTCCACGACGTCGACTGCCTCGCCCGGTACGGAGTGCACGGCGCCGTCCCGTGTGAACGCGGTCAGCCCGTCACCGCCCCGCGTGATCACCACGGCAGCGGGTCCCGCCTCCAGCCACTCACGCGGCGTGCCGCCCAGCCACTCCGCGTCCTCCTCGGAGAGCTTGAGCAGCGTCACCGACGGCAGCCAGCTCTTGAACCGGGCCCGGTAGCCATCCGGGTCGGGGATCAGTCCGGCCCTGATGTTCGGGTCGAGCGCGGTGAACACCCCTTGCGCGGCCGCACTCCGCATCAGCTCCTCATACGCGCTCGCCCCCGGCTCCAGGACGAGCGAACAGGTGCC
The DNA window shown above is from Streptomyces chartreusis and carries:
- a CDS encoding carbohydrate kinase family protein, which codes for MIVVAGEALIDLVPQGTGALASLKPALGGGPYNTAVALGRLGSPGAFCSRTSSDAFGEALLDGLREAGVDVSAVQRGIEPTTLAVATIDEKGSAAYSFYVEGTADRLFTAPAELPTQTRAVSFGTCSLVLEPGASAYEELMRSAAAQGVFTALDPNIRAGLIPDPDGYRARFKSWLPSVTLLKLSEEDAEWLGGTPREWLEAGPAAVVITRGGDGLTAFTRDGAVHSVPGEAVDVVDTIGAGDTVNAALLHGLAALDALSAEALVGLDADGWTRLLRFAARAAAITCSRAGAEPPYASELGDF
- the uvrA gene encoding excinuclease ABC subunit UvrA, which produces MADRLIVRGAREHNLKNVSLDLPRDSLIVFTGLSGSGKSSLAFDTIFAEGQRRYVESLSSYARQFLGQMDKPDVDFIEGLSPAVSIDQKSTSRNPRSTVGTITEVYDYLRLLFARIGKPHCPECGRPISRQSPQAIVDRVLELPEGSRFQVLSPLVRERKGEFVDLFADLQTKGYSRARVDGETIQLSSPPTLKKQEKHTIEVVVDRLTVKDSAKRRLTDSVETALGLSGGMVVLDFVDLPEDDPERERMYSEHLYCPYDDLSFEELEPRSFSFNSPFGACPECTGIGTRMEVDPELIVPDEDKSLDEGAIHPWSHGHTKDYFGRLIGALADALGFRTDIPFAGLPQRAKKALLYGHKTQIEVRYRNRYGRERVYTTPFEGAVPFVKRRHSEAESDASRERFEGYMREVPCPTCEGTRLKPIVLAVTIMEKSIAEVSAMSISDCAEFLGELKLNARDKKIAERVLKEVNERLRFLVDVGLDYLSLNRAAGTLSGGEAQRIRLATQIGSGLVGVLYVLDEPSIGLHQRDNHRLIETLVRLRDMGNTLIVVEHDEDTIKTADWIVDIGPGAGEHGGKVVHSGSLKELLANAESQTGLYLAGKKAIPVPDIRRPHDPSRLLTVHGARENNLQDIDVSFPLGVFTAVTGVSGSGKSTLVNDILYTHLARELNGARNVPGRHTRVDGDDLVDKVVHVDQSPIGRTPRSNPATYTGVFDHIRRLFAETTEAKVRGYQPGRFSFNVKGGRCENCAGDGTIKIEMNFLPDVYVPCEVCHGARYNRETLEVHYKGKSISEVLNMPIEEAMDFFEAVPAINRHLKTLNDVGLGYVRLGQSATTLSGGEAQRVKLASELQKRSTGRTVYVLDEPTTGLHFEDISKLLKVLSGLVDKGNTVIVIEHNLDVIKTADWLVDMGPEGGAGGGLVIAEGTPEEVAAVPASHTGKFLREVLGADRISDAASVKAPRKAAAKKTVAARTAAKKTATARTTKAANNKATDKATGATKKAAATKKTTPAKKTTRARKA